CGACTACCAACCAAACTACTAAAGTACCACTTTGCAATCATAACACAATCGCCAATCGAAGTCACTGTTAGAACCATCCTTCAGTTTCAGATCTTCCATAAAGGTACAATCTTTGTCATATTTTTAGATGTAaaatcaatttacaaataaagGGTGTTTGAATTTTCTGGATATTTTAATCTAATGTTTGCATTTCTGTTTTTCTGATGACAGAAAGATACAATCTCTTTTTGTTTGGATATGATTTTTATGAATTATAAACCGAATATTATTAGGTTAATTTGCGAAAAGAAAGCACCCCATATAAGTAACAGTTTTTCCACAGAATCCTGGATTGGgcgggttttggggggggggggaggggacaaTGTTTTTGCTCAatttttgatttttatgtttcttGGTTGCAAATGGGAAGAATAAAATGAGCCCAAATATTACAGTGGTGAAGTCAGTAATTCTGCTAAGGTGTGTATAAAAAGAAATATTTGACCTCTATACGCAgtataattttccggcgaagggtgttcaactgaccacccttcgGCTTGCAAATATAGTGGAATGGATGTAGCGGACGCCAAACAGTTTAGGATTGAGGCTAAGTTTAGTAATTGATTGATATGCAAATAGCCAACGATGTGTGTGGAGTTTTGAagtaataaaattttattttgattGCGAAATTGTGAATTTGCGAATGTTTTGCTATGTTAAAGATGGTACTTGTTCACTACTACGTGGGTATGGTTGGTAGTTTGTTCGTGGTGGATAGGATTTTAGTCTTTTACTAGAGTTGAAGATGGAAGCTAGTGGTTGCGGAGGTGGTTTTTAATTAGGTGGTGATCTTGACCGGGAAGGGGTTCAAGTGACTGTGGTAGGTGCTGGATGAGCTGGTGAAAGAGCAGCTAATTACTTGCAAGATATTTGCCTTAAATGACACATTAAGATCATTTTTGCTATTTTCTTTAACTCTCTCGACAAATCAATCTACCTTCCAAGAAGAAACTCACCTGAAAATCATAAGAAAGTCAATAGCCTCTTCTCTTTTACATAAACAGCTCTATACCTTattctcaaaaaaataaaaataaatagctCTATACCAATATTATGATTTCATATCCTCTCTCTTAAATAGCTGTGCCCTATGTTCAAATTAGAAGCACCGGAATACTATATCAAAAAGAAAATCAGAAGCAGTGGAATAAACACGTGGGATTGTGAGTAAGAGAATTTGAGGGTATTAGAAGCATGAGTAATTCATACCTCTAACCAAAGCAtctttttggttttggttttgattaCAAGTTAGAAGATTGCCTAAAACTATATATCATTTGAAATGTAGTGGGTTGTAAATTGGGGTTGGAGCGGTTCTATAGGAAATGCGAATACCACCATATGCtgcttttttctttatttattgaaCATGATTGAAGAATATAAAAGGCTCGATTCTTTGGATATTGCATCTAAAAGATTGATACATTCTTAGTGGTAGAAGCTTGAAATTCCTATATGATATTGTCTGCAATCTCGTATTTGGTAAATTAAAATTTTGTCCATTGGTGGTGGTCTTGCAATGACCCCAACTTGCTTAGGATTGAGGCGTAGTAGTAATTGTGATGATGGTGAATGATGATGAGGTGGTTTCGCAGTGCTTATTGTTAATTCCTGACAGGTCACAGAAATGTAAATGTGTTTAACTTTACCCCTTTCAGAACGCTATGTGTTATCTCGGCTGCTGCCTGCTGCTATATTAGTCGTATCCAATTATTAACAGGATATCTAGTGTTCGACACTTCTGGCAATACTCAATCTAATACTAACTATTGTCATAGGCTTACGTCTCAATTGTTGTTATTTAAAAATTGCAGGATATTTCATATAGCTCGTCACACATGGCTGCATTCAAGGCATTTTTGAACAGCCCTGTTGGTCCTAAGACAACTCACTTTTGGGGTCCTGTAGCCAACTGGGGATTTGTCATTGCGGTATGCCTATCCACTACAAAATTTAAATTCTGCTATTGTCTACTGAGTTGTCATTTCGGTATGCCTTTCTACTGAGTTGCATTGATGTACTTTGCAGGGACTGGTCGACACACAGAAACCACCAGAGATGATATCAGGCAACATGACCTCAGGTAGAAAATTTGTACTTAATTGAACGTCGACTTGAAATGATATAGGCCCTCATCCTTTCTCTTCCTTCTGGTGTTGCAGCAATGTGTGTGTATTCTGCATTGTTCATGAGATTTGCATGGATGGTACAGCCTCGGAATTATCTTCTTCTGGCATGCCATGCCTCGAATGAATCGGTGCAACTCTATCAACTATCACGTTGGGCAAAAAGTCAAGGGTAAGTGATCAATTGCTCTTAAAAGAGTGGAACATTCTGTTACCTTCTGATTTCATTTTGCCTCTGCGCATGATATAGACTTACACTTCCCTCAACAGTATTCCTAAAAGATAATACAGTCAATGGAGGGTAAATGGTTGATAAAGATTTATGCTTTAGGTAACCCTCTCACTGTCCGGTCTTTATTCTCCAGTACTTCCACCACTGAAAGTGTTCCATAGTCCATAGTCCATAGCCAGACGGAGCTGGAGGGCTGAGAATTATTTCCCTAATTtggttaaaaaaattaaaagaggagGTTGAGGAAAAGTGGAGGGAGGCTGGGAATTCTTACCCCAAAAGTTTTCATCCACACATCTGATTTTTTGCCCATGAGCACTTGCACCGTCAGGAATCACAGTTCTCGACAACATGCTCAAAGTTCTAGTTTGCTTTCAAAAATACCGACAGTTTTATATAGGAGATACCCTATTGGCTGAGAAACATGTTTACGTCCATGCTTTTTGAGGAGTGAAATTTATATGTCTTTAGAAAATATAAAGAACTTCTAGTACCttttttagttttattattatttttatataatactGGCCCGAGATGAGTATAAATGGAAGTAACATGGTCAATGAGGATTCATATAACCAATCATCCCAATTAGTTTGGCATTGAGGTGTTGTAGAAGTATTAATAGTTGGCAGATGTGGAAAACTAAATTGATGCTTAGTCTGCTTCTTTGAGCTAGCATAGCAACCTACTCCATAACACGCAATCCCCTCCCTCTTTCTCTCATCTGGGAGGGAAGGGAATCAGTGGTTCTTTTTGGGTAGTTGTTATAGTTACTTAAATATTTGTGCGAACCTAGAGAATTTGAGGACTGTGTTGTGGTTTTGAAGCTTGTGTTTACAATtacaatcaaataaaattttgcaTCATATGCTTTTTGTCTGGACAGGAAGTTGTGGAGATCGAGCATTAGGGtcgtaggttaggaggtagttatGCATATCTCTACGGCGCGCCAGTGAAGCTAGTCTGTTAGGATTTTGTCTTAGACTGTTAGTGGTTAATGTTGAGTTCACATTACTCTTTCGTTCCTCTTAGTGTCGGCTTTATCTACTggttattgttttgctttttatctATGTTCTTGTGATGCTGTTATTTCTTTCTAAggtttttattgatgatattcatatattgtctcttttcgtcttcttgagccgatggtctatcggaaaccgCCTCTCTACCCCTCGGGgcaggggtaaggtttgcgtacacactgccctccccagaccccactagtgaaattTCATTGGTTTGTTGTATGCTTTTCATCTGATACTTTTAGTCTCTCTTTTCCCTGCAGATATTTGCAGCAGAATGCAGCCAAAGCGGAGTGATTTTGTGTTCTCTCTCGTTTATTTTTGGACAATTTTCGCTTGTCATTTTTGAGTGCTTTCATCAATTGTTGCAGAAAAAATTGCCTTTGATAATCCAAGAGCTGAACTAGCAGCCTATTTCCAAGTAAATCTTAGTACTAT
The DNA window shown above is from Nicotiana tomentosiformis chromosome 8, ASM39032v3, whole genome shotgun sequence and carries:
- the LOC104099687 gene encoding mitochondrial pyruvate carrier 1 isoform X2, translated to MAAFKAFLNSPVGPKTTHFWGPVANWGFVIAGLVDTQKPPEMISGNMTSAMCVYSALFMRFAWMVQPRNYLLLACHASNESVQLYQLSRWAKSQG
- the LOC104099687 gene encoding mitochondrial pyruvate carrier 1 isoform X1 encodes the protein MAAFKAFLNSPVGPKTTHFWGPVANWGFVIAGLVDTQKPPEMISGNMTSAMCVYSALFMRFAWMVQPRNYLLLACHASNESVQLYQLSRWAKSQGYLQQNAAKAE